Part of the Hyphomicrobiales bacterium genome, TGGCCAGCGTTCCGGCATTGCGATCGTGGTGCACACGAAGGTTGAGAGTTTCGCTGAGGTAGGCTTCGTCGACATAGGAGATGCCCGCATCGACCAACACATGGGCGCTTGGAACCGTGACCGTGCCTAGGGGCGTCTCGATGCGGGTGGGGGCGCCGGCATCGCCGCCATCCAGAACGGTCACGGACATGTGGGCGGCGAGTTCGCCGAGAGGCAGCCACAGCCGGCGCTCATCGTTCAGAACCAGCAGTGTCGCCACTTCACGGCCCGATATCACGAGGCCGATCAGGTCAGGCTCGGGCGTTGCCGAGGCCGGCCGCGCCTCGAGCAGGCAAATCGCAACGAGCCAGAGACCGACCGCGATCCATCGCGTACGTTGCGCGAGCAAGGCCCCGGCCGCGAGCGTGCCAAGGCGATGACCTTGCGGGCCTCGGGCCGTCATGGCACGCGGACTTCGGTCGAAATCGTCGCATGATAGCGTCCGGCAAGCGCAGCACCGTGGAACCGCAGGACGAGTTCCGCGTCCCCCTCGACGATCTGATCGGTCGCGTTCCGGCAGATGACCCGTGGCGGAAGCGGGCGGATCACGGCATTCATCCCCGTCGCGCCGCCGGCCTCCTGAAGAGCGACGCCCTCATTCCCGGAAAGCTCGTGCCTGACCAGCAGTCGGCGCGGTTCGATCGAGCGCGGCAGGCGCATACGCCACAGGCCATCGATACGGCGGCTCAAGGTTTTCGCCAACACAGGCACAGGCAGCCTTGGCGCGGCGCCGGCGATGCGATCGGCGAGGACGGGTGGCGGCCCGAAAATCTCTCGTGCTGGGATCGGCTCGGCGGAAACGCTCGCGGCCTCTTCGACCTCGAAGGGGCGCAGGCTGGTGAGCGCGCCGTGACAATCGGAGAACGCGAAGCTGGGCTCGATGCTCGAGAGCAACCACAGGCCCGTGGCCATCATTGCCAGGACCCTATGCAACGGCCGGTCGCTCTCCAACCGCACCAGCATGCGCATCGGACCGTCTCACCGTCTCGGGATCGTCAGGGAGACGACCCGACCCAGGCTCCGCTCGCCGACGGTGCCGGAATAGGCAACGCGGTAGCGGCCCGGCTCCAACGGCGTGGACCACGGTGTGAGCAGTGTCCGGCGCGTGCCGGGGAACACGGGCAGTGAGGTGAGGGCCCCGCCGGCGACGGCGCCTGCGGGCGGCGTCTGGCTGGCGGGCGGCCTTCGGGCGAACGCGGCCACCATCGCCAGGGCCTCGGCCTCCGGTGGCGCCGTCTCGTCAGGCCAGACCAGGTAGTGGCCACTGCTTCGGCTGCTGGCGTTGCCGCGGGCCTCGGCATCGACGGAAATGGCCTCGGGGGTCGCGTCCGTGCCATGGACAACGCTCGCGATCCGCTTGTCACCGGCCTGGGCATAGACCGCGACGCCGAGGCGATAGGCGACCCGGATCGACGAGCCGTCACGGACCCGGTCCGGTTGCTGCTCGAGGAAGATCATCGCCCGGTGCTCGCCGGGCTGGGGGCGCGTGAACGGGCGGATGGCAAAACGCACGGTTGCCGTCTCGCCCGCCTCGATCCGGACCTGCAAAGGACGGATCAGGATCCATTGGTCGAGCGAGTCCGCGTGTGACGGGAGTTCACGGATCTGGTTGTTTTCGTCGAGATCGAAGTTGGCGACCCGGATGTTCACCGTGGTCGCCTTGTCGCCGTAGTTGATGAGCTTCAGCGATTGAGTCGTCGGCCGGGGTCCGAGTTCGATCTCGACCCTGGCCGGCGACACGCCGATCGTGAAGGCAGCCGCCGGCTGCATCTGCAGCGCGACCGCCGCCAGCACGACCGCTGTCACACAGGCCCACGCCGCGTGGACCGAAACCTTGAGCATAACGCGTCTCCTTGGCCGCCCCTTGGTAGCGGCTTCCGGCAACGCCAAACGTCATGCCGTTGAGTTCAAGAACCAGCGGGACGTCCGCTGCGCTCAGGGAAGTGTCGCCGTCACGGTCAGCACGTCATCGCCTTGGTGGACACCAGCAGCGGAAAGAGCGCTGAGGTTTGCCGTGGTCGTCAGGTTGATCGGTGTTGGTGTGCCGCCCAGTGCGACCGTATAGGGACCGCCAGCGGCCCACGCACCGACGGTGATCGATGAGGCGCCGTTGTCGAACGACGTCAGGCCTGCAGCCGAAACGCTCACCGTTCCTGTCGCCAGTCCGCGCATGGCGCAGACGTTGTTGAGCGCCAAGGACTTGCTGGTCAGCACCGGATTTGGCGTTGTGGACGTGTTCGCATTCAGTGTCGCGGTGATCGACGTGCCATTCACGGCGATCGTCGGGGTACCGGTCAGGGACGCCGTCGCCGAGACGCCCGTCCCATCCGCCGCGAACGTCAGGCCGGTGTTCAGGAGGGCGCCCATGTCCGCAGCCGTGATGTCGATGTCGACGTCCGTGTAGCAGTAGAGAATGAGGATCTGCGGCAGCTCGATATCGACATCGATGTCGAGCGAGGCCGCTCTTGTGCCGGTGTGGCTCATCGCAAGCAGCGCAGCTGCCGCGAGGGCTGTAAGGTGTCTTCGCATCAAGTGCCTCTCAGGCAGAGGGTTCATGGCACGCCGACCATGTCAAAACACCGTTAAAGGATACCTAATAATCTATTGGGATTCGTCGTGTTTTGCAATCAACAGTTGAGGAATTTGACAAGCGGCAACCCGTCTTGACGATGTCGGCCCGCCATTTGCGGGTGCAAGAGGCGATCACGGCGCGGAGGCAGTGACGCGGATCACCCCGGGGGTCGTGCTGGAGTGCAGTCCGGTCCGCGCTGCGTTGGCGAGGTCGAAGACGACGCGGAAATCGACCGTGAACTGGCCGCCGAGAAAGAAGAAGAGAGTGAACCAGTTGACCGAGAACTGGTTGGAATACGCTCCGGTCGTATGTCCAGGACGCACGCCGACCGAAGTCACGCTGACGCTGGAGCCGCCGGGGCCGGTGAGGAGCGTGTTGCCGGTCAGCTGCGCGCTGACGACATAGCTTCCGAAGCGGAACCCGATGGCCTGGACGAGGCACATATCCAGGGCCTCGTCCGCGTATGTGGTCGATAGAATGCTGGTATCCATGCCGCCGATCGTCACCGACCAGCCACCGGGCGAGGCTGAAACACTCACGGAACCGCCCGAAGACGGGCGCGTGACCTCACCACTCGGCGAGGCGATGCCGGTGACAAGTTGCGTCAGCTCCTGAGCCGAAGGTGAGAACGTGATGGTATCGACGCAGCTCAATTGCAGACCGGGATCGACGTCCACGATCAGACCGGTTCCGACCCCAGCGGCGCGCGCACCAGGAACGCTCACGGCCGCCCAAAGGCAAAGCGCAAACGCCCAAAACCGGAGTGGGATCATCACCATGGGGCCGCTCCTTGCCAGCCCCAATGTAGATGAGTCGTGGGGCCTTTGCGCCTGCCACGAGGCGGGCACACGAACCGACGCCGATTGAAATCAATGGTGACCCCGGCGCGATTCGAACGCGCGACCCTCAGATTAGGAAAAGCCTGCTACATGAACAAATAGGGAAACTTTAAGATTCATCGGAATGGACATTTTTGTAATGTAAACAATGCGATGTGGCGATATGTGGTGATATGCCCTCACCTCCAACCACGTGACAAAGTGGTACCCACGTGGTACCCAGAAGGCCTTCAGAATTCGCATCTGAGGGTCGCTATGAGCCGTGAATCCTTGACCGACCTCAAGCTCCGCAAACTGCGGGGCGACAGCACACAACGGATGGAAATCTGGGATGGCAGCACGCCGGGTTTCGGCGTGCGCGTCTCGGCCTCGGGCATCAAGACGTTCGTCTATATGTACCGGCAGCATGGCCGGAAGCGCCGCGTCACCATCGGCAGATACCCCGACATCAAGCTGGCCGACGCGCGTGCTCATGCCCACGAGCTGCGCGCCCGTGTATCGCGCGGCGAAGATCCGGCAGACGAAGTCGAGGTCGGCGAAGACAAGACGCGGTTCGACGTGGCGGTCGACGACTTCGTGCGCCTGCACTGCGCCCGCCACAACCGCGAGTCGACCAGGCGCGAGACCGAGCGCGTCCTTAAGCAGGTCTTCGTTACGCGTTGGAGGCGGCGCGACCTCGCGACCATTGGACGGTCAGAAGTCCTTCGCGTCCTCGACGATATCGTCAAGGAGGGCAAGCCGAGCGCTGCAAACCATGCACTGGCCGCCATCAGAAAGTTCTTCAATTGGTGCGTCGAGCGGGGGCTCGTCGATCAGAGCCCGTGCATGGCTATCAGGCGGCCGTCCAAGGTTGTGTCGCGCGACCGGGTACTCTCGGATGAGGAATTGGCCGCCGTCTGGAGCGCGGCGGACGCCACGGGGTTCCCGTTCGGCCGCATCGTCCAACTCCTTATTCTTACCGCCCAACGCCGCACAGAAGTCGCGGACATGCGCTGGAGCGACATCGACTTCGATGAACGCGTCTGGTCGATACCGGCCGAGCGCAACAAGTCAGCGCGGGCGCATACTGTCCCACTGACCGACGCGGCCGTCGCGGTGCTCGCTTCGGTTCCGCGCCTGTCCGACGAGTTCGTGTTCCCGTCGGTTGGTGCCGCGAACACATCGTTCTCCGGGTTCTCGAAGTGCAAGCAGCGGCTCGACGCTGCGGCGGGCATCGACCCGTGGCGCTTGCACGACCTACGGCGAACGGTCGCGACCGGCCTCGCCCGGCAGGGGACGTTGCCGCATGTGGTCGAGCGGCTGCTCAACCACGTTTCGGGCAGCCTTGGCGGGGTCGCCGGCGTCTATAATCGGTTCCAGTACCTCGGCGAGATGCGCGAGGCGCTCGACGCCTGGTCGGCTCACGTCTCCACACTTGGCGACATAGCGCCAAATAACGAATAACACTCTGCATCGGCGGTCGCGAACGCTGCGTCGCGCCCGTTCGCGGCTCGTTGTCATGCTTGACTCGGTGCTGATAGCTAGCATATAGCTAGCGTCCAACAGGCAGGAGCAAGCCACCAATGTCAAAGCCAAACCTTAAGCGCATCATCGATCGGGCCGAACTCGACGAGATGATCCCATACACCCTTGAGCACATCCGCCGTCTCGAAAAGACGGGGCACTTTCCACAGCGGTTGCAGCTCGGTAGCAACCGCGTCGGTTGGTTGCTCTCGGAAGTCGAGGAATGGATTGATGAACGCGCGCGTGCGCGCGTGAAGCCGGGGAGCGATGAGGCCTGCGATGAAGTTTGACCCCGTCTCCATCGACGAACTTCGAAAGCGCAAGCGGGAGTTTAGCGAACGCCTTGCCGCGGACAGGGAAGCGACGCCGCGCACAAGCACGGACGGCAGGAGCCTTCGCGCTGGATCACGTTCCGAGCAGTTGAACCTACGTGTCACGAAGGAATTCAAGAGTGCGCTTCAGCGCGAAGCGCAGGCGACCGGCATGACCATGGCCGAAGTCATGGAAGCTGCCTGGGATGCGTATCGCACGCTTCGCGACGCCCCGTCGGATAGCGCGAAGGCACGCACGGGAACGAAGACGGGTGCGACGCGGAAGAAGTCCTCGTGATCTCTTCGAGCCGTCATTGTGCGCGCCGGGTCGGTCTCCCTCAAGGGCAAGCCGCTTCGCGGTGCTGTCGCACCCTTGACCGAGCCCGCCCCTCTGCGCCTTGGACGGTCATGAAGAGAATGGAACAGAATGACCACGTGGCGGTCATGTCGCCCAGGAGTGCTGAGTAATGTGGACGCTGAGTATCTGTTCGTCCAAGGGAGGCGTCGGCAAGACGACCGTCGCTGCCAGCGTGGCGGCTATCGCGGCCGGCGAGGGACTGAAAGTCGGTCTCATCGACCGAGACCCACAACAGTCGCTTGCGCGGTGGTGGGAATTGCGAGGGCGACCGGGGAACCCAATTCTGGTGACGGGGATCGATACGGTTGCGGAGGCCGTGAACGTGTTGAGCGAGAACGGCTTCGACCTGGTGATCGTCGACACGCCGCCGATGCCGCTTTCGGCAGTCGAGCCGGCGGTCAAAGTTGCAGACCTCGTCGTCGTCCCTTCGCGGCCGTCGCCGCTCGACGTCGAGGCGCTCGATCCGGTCGTGAAGGCAGCCAAGCGGCACAAGCGTCCGTTCGTCTTCGTCTTGAACATGGTGGGCGTCGACAAGGATCTGGTCGCGGGTGCTCGGAAGTATCTCGCCGAAGACGGCGACGTGCTCTCTGAAACGATCGCGATGCGTGATGTGTTCATCAGCGCGATGACCAGTGGGCAGACCGGCGCCGAAGTCGATGCGTCGGGCAG contains:
- a CDS encoding tyrosine-type recombinase/integrase → MWRYVVICPHLQPRDKVVPTWYPEGLQNSHLRVAMSRESLTDLKLRKLRGDSTQRMEIWDGSTPGFGVRVSASGIKTFVYMYRQHGRKRRVTIGRYPDIKLADARAHAHELRARVSRGEDPADEVEVGEDKTRFDVAVDDFVRLHCARHNRESTRRETERVLKQVFVTRWRRRDLATIGRSEVLRVLDDIVKEGKPSAANHALAAIRKFFNWCVERGLVDQSPCMAIRRPSKVVSRDRVLSDEELAAVWSAADATGFPFGRIVQLLILTAQRRTEVADMRWSDIDFDERVWSIPAERNKSARAHTVPLTDAAVAVLASVPRLSDEFVFPSVGAANTSFSGFSKCKQRLDAAAGIDPWRLHDLRRTVATGLARQGTLPHVVERLLNHVSGSLGGVAGVYNRFQYLGEMREALDAWSAHVSTLGDIAPNNE
- a CDS encoding AlpA family phage regulatory protein; this encodes MSKPNLKRIIDRAELDEMIPYTLEHIRRLEKTGHFPQRLQLGSNRVGWLLSEVEEWIDERARARVKPGSDEACDEV
- a CDS encoding AAA family ATPase, with the translated sequence MWTLSICSSKGGVGKTTVAASVAAIAAGEGLKVGLIDRDPQQSLARWWELRGRPGNPILVTGIDTVAEAVNVLSENGFDLVIVDTPPMPLSAVEPAVKVADLVVVPSRPSPLDVEALDPVVKAAKRHKRPFVFVLNMVGVDKDLVAGARKYLAEDGDVLSETIAMRDVFISAMTSGQTGAEVDASGSRREVQAVWSKIKERLRKK